From Candidatus Paceibacterota bacterium:
TCCATTATCGGCACAGTGCGAAATGTTGGATACCGCTTCACTTTGCCAGCAGGAAGTAAAGAAAGTCTGCTTACAGAACGCGTTCAGTAATTGATAGAGAATCTCAATCATCTCGATCCTGGAGCGCAAGAGGGCGTCCTCAATCTCATTTCCGCTGCGACGGAGCACGATGGAATTCCACCGATCGCCGAACATATTGTCCTGCACCTGCGGCACGGTGGCGATAAGGATGATCGACATCTCATCGTCAAGGCAGATGGCTTGATAGTCGGCTATGCGCACATTGATCTCACCGATACCGTTGCTGGATCCAGCGCCGAACTTGTCATTCATCCTCACTATCGAGGAAAGGGGCTCGGACGCGCCCTTCTCCAAGAGATTTGCGGCATTACATCCCCCCGGTTGTGGGCTCACGGAGATCTGCCCAGTGCGCAGAAATTGGCAAGGGACTATGGACTAGTCCGCGCTAGAACCGTGATTCAAATGCGCAGGTCGCTCAACCAACCTCTCCCGATTTTAGAAACCGATCTGAAATTGCGGTCCTTTCTTCCAGGACTCGATGATGAGGGTTGGCTCGCGCTCAATAATCGGTCCTTCGCCGGACACCCAGAGCAGGGTGGGTGGACAATCGAGAATTTGCACCAACGAATGGGTGAAAGTTGGTTTGACCCACAGGGTTTTTTCCTTGCAACTATCGCTACCGGCGCGGGGGAAGAACTCATTGCCTTCTGTTGGACAAAAATCCACGGCGCACACACGCATTCGCACGATGGGCAAGAAGAACACGGACACGATCCGATTGGTGAAATCTATGCAATGGGAGTCGATCCTTCTTACCAAGGAAAGAAAATCGGTAGAGCAATCACGATCGCCGGACTTGCTCACCTTCGTCGCCAGGGATTGATGTCAGCAATGCTCTATGTAGACGCAGAAAATGCAGCCGCAATCAAAATCTACAAAGATCTCGGATTCTCCGAGTGGGGACGCGATGTTATGTATCTGGAGTCAAGCCACTAAATCTGAGCAGAGTTTTCGAAACGCCTCCGTGTGCGCATCAACATCAGCCTCAGTAGTTGCTGGAGACATCAATGCCATGTTGTGAAATGGAGTAAGCAGGAACCCATCATTGAGTAGACGCAGATGTATGTACTGTTCCAATTCAAAATCACCGGCTTCGGCGGCTTCACGGCCAGTTCGCGGCGCATCTGGTTGGAAGACGTACTCAGCACGTGCACCTAAGCGATTGCAGTGCCAAGGAAGATTGAACTCCTTAATTGCCGCATCCACCCCATCTGCCCAACGAGTGGCGAGTGCAATCATTTTCTCAAATGCTTCGACGGTTAGGACTTGGGACAATGTTGCCCGCATTGCAGCCAGGGACAGAGCATTGCCCGCCAGCGTTCCGCCTATACCTCCAGTATCAATCTGTTCAAGCAAGACTCGACTCGATATTGCATCAGAGACTTCCTTTGTCATGCCAAATGTCCCAGTTGGTATTCCTCCACCAATTGCTTTCCCGATTGTAAGAAAATCAGGCTTCAATCCGAGGCTCCGGGTCATTCCACCAATACCCATAGAGATCGTGTGAGTCTCATCAATAATCCATAGCGCGCCGTATTTCTTGGTCAATTCGCCCACCTTCACCAAGTAGCCCTCCTCGGCAAGCACGATGCCAACATTGGTCATGGCGGGCTCCATCAAAATTGCAGCAATATCCCCCCTCGCCAGCGCCTCCTCCATTCCCACAAGATCGTTGAATTCAACAACGGTGGTTGTCTCGGCAAGCGGAACGGGTGCGCCAATATTGCCCTCACGTGCCACTGTCATGCCTGATGCATCTAAGGTAGCAAAAGTTTCATCGACACTTCCGTGATAGCAACGGTCGATAACAATGATCTTTTTCTTGCCAGTGATGAGACGCGAGTAGCGAATAACATGCCGGTTTGCGTCAGTGGCAGAGACGGTAAATTGCCACAATGGCAGCCCGAAGCGGTCAGCCAACTCAGCTGAAACGGCAAGTGCATCTCCGGTTGGCAACATGGCAGTGAGCCCCCGTGTTGCCTGCTTATGAATGGCCTTAACTGTTGCAGCAGGTGAATGCCCGGTCATTGATCCAGTGTCACCTAGACAAAAATCGATGTACTTATTCTGATCGACATCAATGAAACTGGCGCCTTGTGCACTTTCGACAAATACTGGGTAGGCACCAGGCCATTTCGCCATCCATGACATAGGAACACCACCGGGCATCACCGCTTTGGCAGATTCGAACATCTCACCGCTCTTCGGGTGTTTCTTGAGAAAACGATCTTCTTCATAGGCGGTCAGATCTGCTAGCTTCTTTCGATTTATCACTCTTAATCCTCCGAGAAAATGAATAGCGCTTCGATGTAATGCTCTCCTGAAATTCCTAAGTTTGCTGCGTCAGGCGGCGCAGTCTGCGGCTCGATGCAGATGGCTTCGGGATCTTCGGTGTAGACAACCCACCACGGGGCGTCGCATTCAATGTCAATGCGAGCGGCGCCTTCCCAAACGATCGCTGGGGTTCCTCGAATTTCTGTAAAGGCATCATCCCAGGGTTGCCGCGACGGCTCGATCAATTTTCCAGTAGGAAATAACTCGCTATCTCTCTCCATCATTTTCAGCGCGGAGAATTCAATCTTCGCGCTAGCTCCACGGTCCAGTTCGCGGGGAAACCAGGGATGGAATCCAAGCCAAGCAGGAAGATCACATTCACCGGGTTCGTACTCCATGCTCCAACGAAGGGCGTCATCGAGTACCTCAAAACTCTGCTCAATGCTTGCACCTTTGTAAGGCGCCGGAAGTTCCAAGAGGGAGCGACCCGGACCAATATCGCGCCAAGAGGAGTGAAAACCGTAGCCATGAAGTGCATGAGGTGGATCGAAGGTAGTCGGTAGTTGGAAACTCTTACCCGCAGGATTTTTAATAATTCCATTGCGAATCCGACCCGCCCATGGCGCCATGGGATACCAGCCATAGGTCGGTACTTCCCCACGAAATGGGAGCGCGAATTCCATATCTTGCCATTTCAGGGAGGCGATTCGCCCGCCTTGATCAAGATCTATTGCTACTTGAAATTCCGCATCGTCAATGAACTGCATTTTCACTTCTCTCTATTGCGGCATCAATTTCAGACCTAGTCGGAGACTGTGCGCCCACACGACTACAGGTTATTGCAGCGGCATGAACTGCACAATTCAAGGCTTCATGGAGCACAGGTCCCTGGAGATTGAGAATCCCATTCCTAAGAATTGAATCAACAAGAACCGCCCCAACGCTATCCCCAGCACCAACCGTGTCGACTACTTTGGATGCAACCGCCCCGACCTCTACGCTTTCCTCGCGGGTTACTGCACTAATTCCCTGAGCGCCGCGGGTTATGACAAGTAACTGGATTCCACCTTCGATTAATTGGGTAACGACATCGACAATAGGTCGATCGGGATACAACCAGCCAAGATCCTCTTCACTCGCTTTCACAACGGTAGAGATGTCGGCCCACTTTTCAAAAATACTCAGATACTTCACTCGATCACCTAGTGCTTGTGGACGCACATTAGGGTCGAAAATAATCGGGGCAAACTCAGATACGCGAGTAGCCCATTCAAAGAGTGCTGAAGCGCCCGGCTCAATGACGGTGGCGAGACTTCCAATGTGGAGTGCCGATGGCTTGTATCGATAAGGGTCTGGAAGCCAATCGAGAGAGAAATCAAAAGTAGCGGTGCCAGATGTACTGAATTGATAAGCAGCTTGACCATGAGCGTCGATACTCACCGACGCGATCGCAGTTGGTTTTTTTGATCTATGAACATGGCGCATGCCGACCTTGTCGCGGACAAATTCTTCGCTGACACGCACTCCAAATTCATCGGTTGAGATTCCGCCAACGAACTCGACGTCTTGCCCTAGCCGAGCGACCGCTCTTGCGGTATTTGCTGGACCGCCACCGACCGCAGTGGACTCGCCTAAACTATCGACCAATACCTCACCGCAGACCCAGACGGTCATCTGGTTTGGCATTTCATTTCGCGCACGGACTCATTCTGCCTTTCCGTGAGCCAATGATTACTATTCCTCAAACATCGCTCTCAGTCCTTCCACTCTGCCAGGGCGAGTGGGGGTCGCAGAAGTAGATCGGCACACCGGTAGTAATGGTGAAGTTCAAGTGAGTGGCCATTACTAGCGTGAGGGGCCTTTGGCTCTGCACAACATGGGCTGTATTCGTGCGCTTCTAATCAGTGTGGCCACGATAGTAGCCACGTGGATAGTATTATAGCCACGTGGATAGTATTATAGCCACGTGACCCCAGGCACTCCCTAGGGTCCCAAAGCATCTGCCGTGCAGTCGGAAGAAAGGAAGACCATGGACCTAAGCGCGCCCGCTCACGCGATCATTCCTACCCTAGATGCAGATGTCTTGACCGTGTTGGCCGGAGTAACTAAGCCTCTGACCGGTAGGCAGATAAGCCGGATGATTGAGGCCAAGAGTCACCGGGGGGTCGGGTTGGTCCTTGAGAGGCTGCGATCGCAGGGAGTCGTTGATGCGGTTGAGGCTGGAAGTTCCTATCTATACACACTCAATCGCGAACATGTCACCTTCCCTGCTATTGAGGCTCTTACTGATTTGCGAGGCAAGCTTTACTCGCGCATGACCGTGGAAATCAAGACGTGGCAAATTCTGCCTGTCTCTGTAGCGGTATTCGGATCGGCGGCCCGTGGGGATGGTGGCATTGACTCTGACATCGACATCTTGATCGTGCGGCAGGAGGAGTTGTACCCAAACAACTTAGAAAATTTCGAGATAGAACAGAACGAAGGGGAAGAGGTGTATTGGGATCTGTGGGCTGCTCAGCTTTCGGAGTTTGGCTCGAAGGTTCGGCGATGGTCAGGCAATACCGCAAGTCTTATCCAAGCCACACAATCGCAGTTGGTAGCCATGGTGGAGCGCAATGAGCCTATCGTTGCATCGTTGCAAAGGGATGCGCGCTACCTCTGGGGGCCAAAGATAATGAAGACGCTGATGGATCAAAAGTGATGCCGACCAAGCTAGGCCGAGGTGGAGAGTGCGGAAAGCCGCAGGCACTCGCACGATTTGCCCACGCCCAGAAATTCCTGGATGTGGCAGAGCTGGTTGCGAGCGAAGCCGCTGACGGTATCGACCCCGCATCGGCGAGTGTTGCCGCAGCGCTTGCAATTTTGGCAGGGATCGCAGCCTCTGATGCCGCATGTTGTCTGGTACTAAATAAGCGATCCAGGGGTGAGAGTCATGCACAAGCCGCAGATTTTCTCAGGACCATTACAGGCGGAGGTAAGGCGGCTGATGCACTCTCGGAACTGAATTCACTAAAGGACACTGCCCATTACGGCGTAATCAACATCTCTAGCAAGGAACTCAAAGTCGCCATGCGTCGGGCCACAACTTTGGTCGATTTCGCTCAATCACTATTTGACGCGGCCTAGTAGTAAGCAGGCAACCAAGGGCACTGCATCACTAAGCAAGTTGAAGAATACAAGGAGTGGCGTGAGGACCACTTTTCGACAAGTCAGCGAAGTGCGAGCGTGAATTACCATATGAATGTTCTCGGTGCGCTGGAAGAGTGTGGGACGCTCTCATTTCGCGCACGATCCCATTCTGCCTTACGGTAAGCCAATGATTACTATCCCTCAGACATCGCTATCCGTCTTTCCACTCTGTCTAGGCGGAAACGTCTTTGGATGGAGTGCCGATGAAGAAGAGTCCTTTAAAGTCCTTGATGCTTTTGTAAAGGTAGGCGGCAATTTTATAGATACCGCGGATGTGTACTCCGAATGGAAAGAGGGAAATGAGGGTGGTGAGAGCGAGAAAATCATTGGGAATTGGATGAAAAAGCGGGGAAATCGCGGCTCCGTTGTTATCGCCACAAAAGTGGCAAAGTTTTCAAAGCGTCCGGGATTGTCAGCAAAGAATATTCTCAGCGCCTGCGACGATTCGTTGAAAAGACTACAAGTGGATCACATTGATCTGTACTACGCACATGAAGATGACACAAAGACGCCTATGGGAGAGAGCCTCGAGGCATTTACTAAGTTAGTTGAAGCAGGAAAAGTCAGATACATCGCCTCTTCGAACTTCTCAGCCCCTCGATTGGCGCAGTCCTTGAAGATAAGCAAAGAGAATGGATTCGCCTCATACATTGGCGCTCAGAATATGTACAACCTTCTCGACCGTAAAGATTATGAAGAGTCAGTGGCAGAGGTTATTTCTAAGAATGAGCTCTCATGTATTCCGTTCTATGGTCTTGCGCGTGGATTCCTCAGTGGTAAGTACAGCCCGGGAGTTGACGTGGACTCCGTGAGAAGTAAAGGCGTAGTTAAGTATCAAGATGATCGTGGATGGAAAACGCTCGACGCGCTTCGCGAAATTTCCAAGGAGTACAGATGCTCAGTAGCCGCTGTTGCTTTGGCCTGGCTACGTGCCCAACCCACCGTGAGTACTCCGATTGCGAGCGCGCGAACTGTTGAGCAGTTGGAAGAAATTACTCAGATCGTCGAACTTTCAACAGAGGAGATTGTTCGGTTGAGTCAGATTACGGCTTGAGCGACTCAGGTCCTACGCTCCACGCAATGTCGTCGTGACGATCCACCACCCACGCGGAGTATTGGGCTAACTCTGGTTGCGAAAACCAGATCGCTCCATCGCGGCCCTCGACCATTAATGCGGTTGCCAATGCATCAGCCAGAGCAGCATCTGGACCTAGAACAGTCGCGGAACGAGCACCAATGGCAATAAGTCCCGAGTGCGGATCAAGAATATGGGCGCCTCGCTCATACGTTCCACTTGTCGCGATCGCCCCATCCATTATTTCGAAGACCTGTACGACCTCCTGGCGGTTCTCAGGATTCACCACCCCGATGGACCAAGGCTTCGTCTGCTTCCCATCGAAAAATCCGCCCCGCAGTGAGAGGTCGCCGGCAGCATTGATTTGAATATGTTCCGCACCGGCGCCTTGCAAAATCTGGGCGCACTTGTCAGCAGCCCATCCCTTTACAAGCCCAGATGGATCAAATCCACCCTCAACGGCCCAAGGGTCGAAGGCACCGTCGGTGAGATCACGTACCTCGATACAGCGATCCCAAACGTCTCGCACTTCAGCCGTAGTTTCTTCAATCTGGATTTCTTTGCGGCGTAATTGTGAAATGACGGAATCGTCTTTATAGGTAGAGAATAGGTCATCAACGTGCAAAACAAACTTTCCGAGAGCATCCATTCCTTCCTGAAGGGAGGATTCGTCTACTCGTCCGGACGAAGCGTCAACAAAAAGCGTGGTCCCCCATACTTCGATCTCGCTTCTTAAATGTGCCACACCTGATGATGTCACAGACCAGCTTTAGCCAGCGCCACCTGAAGTGAGGTGTACCAGCCGTAGGAGGTATACGAAGCCCCGGACACTCCTTGAATATTTGCGGACTGGGCAGCCAGTGTCTGTTGGCGAAGAAAAGGGACTGCCTTTCGTGTGAATCGATCACTTCGCCCCGTAGGTGCTTGAAGCGCGTGCGCATCAGTAATCTTTCCATTAACAACGGTAATCTCCACTTGGACCGTTCCGAAGCTAACAAAAACGGAAGAGCCGACAAAAGTGCCATTTACCGTATTAGCCGTCGGTGTAGGCGCTGCACTCTTTGTGACCACTGGCGTTGGTGCTGGAGTCGTTGATTGCGAACTGGCCGTATTCGCTGGTGTTGTAGAAGCGACTTTCCTTGTTGGAGTTGCGGTGGTCTTCTTCGTTGCAACCGATACTTTGGGAGTTGCTGCCGTTGTTTTCTTTTTGACAGTTGACTTGGGAGTTACCGATGCAGATGAAGCGGACGCGCTCACAACTGCGGATGTAGCTTGAGGAACTACTGCCTTCGTTGTTTGTGAACTAGCCGTACTTGCCGTCGCAGTGCTTGCCGCACTGTTGAGACTGCTAGAAAGATTCGTCATACCCGGCGAACCTAACTCTGGCGGCGTAATCGAGAGAACTGCCCCCAGTCCTCCGACCGTACCGCCGACTATAAGCAGCGCCCGCTTCATTCTGACCCCCTGGAAAAAGAACCACTTGCACGTACAAACAAACTCTCTAACACCAACCTGAGAGAGTCCTGAAACCGAACCGAGCGGATTATGCGACTTTCTGCTTCGTGAATCATGAAATTAGGCCGAGTGGAAAGCGAAGGCTTCATCATGGAAGCGGTTCATGGGGATTCCGGCATCCTTTGCAGCCTGTCGAACGGTCTCGACCAGCGGGGCCGGCCCGCAAATGTAGATATCTGAATCGGCGAAGAGCGGGATCATCTTCAGCAAAGCATCTGCGTTCATTGGGTGCTCTTTGCGAGAGCCCACCAAATAGTGAATACGCACCGCTTCTTCTGAGTGGGCTGCCAAATAATCCAATTCTTGACGAAATACCAGATCTTCTTCCCGAGAGGCGCGAAAAATAACGTCCATCTGCACTCCGCCGCGGAACTCTTCCATGATCGCACGGATCGGAGTGATGCCAACTCCGCCGCCAATCAGTACCACGTGACGCCGCGAAGATCTCCCTGCAGTAAATGCGCCATAAGGACCTTCAACAAGTACGCGAGTTCCCGGCTTCAAGTATGCAAGAGAACGGGAATGATCTCCCAAATCCTTCACAGTAATTCGCATAAGGTGTTCGGTCGGTGCCGCCGATAATGAGTAGGGGTGCGAAATCATGAGGTGATTACGTGCAAGAAAACGCCAACCAAAGAACTGTCCGCCCTCTGCCGCCAATTTGTGCAACTTGCGACCACGCATAATGATGGAGATGACGCCAGGACCTTCGACAACAATGCGGCTAACTTTCAAGTTGTGGCGAATAGAGCGTGCGACTGGAATTCCTATCCGCCAGGTGATGACACTTAGTCCCATAAAGAAATAGAGGCCGGTCCAGTATGCACGGTTAAGGGGATGACCGATGAACATAGGGCCATTCAAAACCTGATGCATAAAGGAGAGTGCGATAGCAAGATAGGTGTAGACGTGAATCATCCACCACGTTTCATAACTCATTTTTGCACGTGCTTTTTTGTACGAAGTCACTCCCGCAATGATCATCAAAATAAATGCACCTAGTGCGGCCCACATCCATGGATACTCAGTGAAGAAGCTCCACAGTTGTCGGTAGAGCGGAATGTGATCTTGACCCGCATAGCCAATGGTCACAAAGAGAACGTGGAACCCCACGAGGAAGAGC
This genomic window contains:
- the mshD gene encoding mycothiol synthase translates to MIENLNHLDPGAQEGVLNLISAATEHDGIPPIAEHIVLHLRHGGDKDDRHLIVKADGLIVGYAHIDLTDTVAGSSAELVIHPHYRGKGLGRALLQEICGITSPRLWAHGDLPSAQKLARDYGLVRARTVIQMRRSLNQPLPILETDLKLRSFLPGLDDEGWLALNNRSFAGHPEQGGWTIENLHQRMGESWFDPQGFFLATIATGAGEELIAFCWTKIHGAHTHSHDGQEEHGHDPIGEIYAMGVDPSYQGKKIGRAITIAGLAHLRRQGLMSAMLYVDAENAAAIKIYKDLGFSEWGRDVMYLESSH
- a CDS encoding transaminase, with translation MINRKKLADLTAYEEDRFLKKHPKSGEMFESAKAVMPGGVPMSWMAKWPGAYPVFVESAQGASFIDVDQNKYIDFCLGDTGSMTGHSPAATVKAIHKQATRGLTAMLPTGDALAVSAELADRFGLPLWQFTVSATDANRHVIRYSRLITGKKKIIVIDRCYHGSVDETFATLDASGMTVAREGNIGAPVPLAETTTVVEFNDLVGMEEALARGDIAAILMEPAMTNVGIVLAEEGYLVKVGELTKKYGALWIIDETHTISMGIGGMTRSLGLKPDFLTIGKAIGGGIPTGTFGMTKEVSDAISSRVLLEQIDTGGIGGTLAGNALSLAAMRATLSQVLTVEAFEKMIALATRWADGVDAAIKEFNLPWHCNRLGARAEYVFQPDAPRTGREAAEAGDFELEQYIHLRLLNDGFLLTPFHNMALMSPATTEADVDAHTEAFRKLCSDLVA
- a CDS encoding galactose mutarotase, with the protein product MQFIDDAEFQVAIDLDQGGRIASLKWQDMEFALPFRGEVPTYGWYPMAPWAGRIRNGIIKNPAGKSFQLPTTFDPPHALHGYGFHSSWRDIGPGRSLLELPAPYKGASIEQSFEVLDDALRWSMEYEPGECDLPAWLGFHPWFPRELDRGASAKIEFSALKMMERDSELFPTGKLIEPSRQPWDDAFTEIRGTPAIVWEGAARIDIECDAPWWVVYTEDPEAICIEPQTAPPDAANLGISGEHYIEALFIFSED
- a CDS encoding carbohydrate kinase; the encoded protein is MPNQMTVWVCGEVLVDSLGESTAVGGGPANTARAVARLGQDVEFVGGISTDEFGVRVSEEFVRDKVGMRHVHRSKKPTAIASVSIDAHGQAAYQFSTSGTATFDFSLDWLPDPYRYKPSALHIGSLATVIEPGASALFEWATRVSEFAPIIFDPNVRPQALGDRVKYLSIFEKWADISTVVKASEEDLGWLYPDRPIVDVVTQLIEGGIQLLVITRGAQGISAVTREESVEVGAVASKVVDTVGAGDSVGAVLVDSILRNGILNLQGPVLHEALNCAVHAAAITCSRVGAQSPTRSEIDAAIERSENAVH
- a CDS encoding nucleotidyltransferase domain-containing protein, with protein sequence MDLSAPAHAIIPTLDADVLTVLAGVTKPLTGRQISRMIEAKSHRGVGLVLERLRSQGVVDAVEAGSSYLYTLNREHVTFPAIEALTDLRGKLYSRMTVEIKTWQILPVSVAVFGSAARGDGGIDSDIDILIVRQEELYPNNLENFEIEQNEGEEVYWDLWAAQLSEFGSKVRRWSGNTASLIQATQSQLVAMVERNEPIVASLQRDARYLWGPKIMKTLMDQK
- a CDS encoding aldo/keto reductase, which gives rise to MITIPQTSLSVFPLCLGGNVFGWSADEEESFKVLDAFVKVGGNFIDTADVYSEWKEGNEGGESEKIIGNWMKKRGNRGSVVIATKVAKFSKRPGLSAKNILSACDDSLKRLQVDHIDLYYAHEDDTKTPMGESLEAFTKLVEAGKVRYIASSNFSAPRLAQSLKISKENGFASYIGAQNMYNLLDRKDYEESVAEVISKNELSCIPFYGLARGFLSGKYSPGVDVDSVRSKGVVKYQDDRGWKTLDALREISKEYRCSVAAVALAWLRAQPTVSTPIASARTVEQLEEITQIVELSTEEIVRLSQITA
- a CDS encoding FAD:protein FMN transferase, translating into MTSSGVAHLRSEIEVWGTTLFVDASSGRVDESSLQEGMDALGKFVLHVDDLFSTYKDDSVISQLRRKEIQIEETTAEVRDVWDRCIEVRDLTDGAFDPWAVEGGFDPSGLVKGWAADKCAQILQGAGAEHIQINAAGDLSLRGGFFDGKQTKPWSIGVVNPENRQEVVQVFEIMDGAIATSGTYERGAHILDPHSGLIAIGARSATVLGPDAALADALATALMVEGRDGAIWFSQPELAQYSAWVVDRHDDIAWSVGPESLKP
- a CDS encoding FMN-binding protein yields the protein MKRALLIVGGTVGGLGAVLSITPPELGSPGMTNLSSSLNSAASTATASTASSQTTKAVVPQATSAVVSASASSASVTPKSTVKKKTTAATPKVSVATKKTTATPTRKVASTTPANTASSQSTTPAPTPVVTKSAAPTPTANTVNGTFVGSSVFVSFGTVQVEITVVNGKITDAHALQAPTGRSDRFTRKAVPFLRQQTLAAQSANIQGVSGASYTSYGWYTSLQVALAKAGL
- a CDS encoding ferredoxin reductase family protein → MAKGLVQPTRAKGLGVDWAALITGLGLGLTIAIQITTLSKSDINSVYAAISSFSRLCALVGTYFALLGILLVSRIPWIEQGVGHDRLITWHRKLGPYSLFLVGFHVLFVTIGYAGQDHIPLYRQLWSFFTEYPWMWAALGAFILMIIAGVTSYKKARAKMSYETWWMIHVYTYLAIALSFMHQVLNGPMFIGHPLNRAYWTGLYFFMGLSVITWRIGIPVARSIRHNLKVSRIVVEGPGVISIIMRGRKLHKLAAEGGQFFGWRFLARNHLMISHPYSLSAAPTEHLMRITVKDLGDHSRSLAYLKPGTRVLVEGPYGAFTAGRSSRRHVVLIGGGVGITPIRAIMEEFRGGVQMDVIFRASREEDLVFRQELDYLAAHSEEAVRIHYLVGSRKEHPMNADALLKMIPLFADSDIYICGPAPLVETVRQAAKDAGIPMNRFHDEAFAFHSA